The Gemmatimonas sp. DNA window GCGCCAGGCGGACGGCGCGTCGTCGCGATTGGCGGCGTGTTCGCACTCGGTGCGGTTGTCATTGCTGGTGCCGTGTTATTCCGACGTGTGCCGAGCAGCGCGCCGGCGAATGTCACCGTGCGCGAGTCGACGACTGCGGGCGACACCGCTTCGGCTTCCGAGCGATCCCTCGTCGTGCTCCCCTTTACCTCGGTGGGCGGCGACACCGCCAACAGCTACTTCGCGGCCGGTATCGCGGACGAATTGAGCAGCGCACTCACGCAAATCCCGGGGCTGCGTCTTGCCGGTCGCGCATCGGCCGCGCGGGTCAAGCTGCAAGGCGGTGGCGCGCGCGAGATCGGCAGTGCGCTGAAAGTGGCGGCCGTGCTCGACGGCTCGGTGCGCCGCTTCGGTGATCGCATCCGCGTCTCGGCGGAGCTGACCAGCGCGAGCGATGAACGCGTGCTCTGGAGCCAGACATATGAGCGAGCGCTGGCCGATGTGTTCGCGGTACAGGACGAGATCACTCGGGAGATCGTGTCAGCGCTGCAGGTGCGGCTGACCTCGACGAGCGGCGCGCGCGGCATGAGTGCACGCGGCGGTACCACCAACCTCGAAGCGTACGATCTCTATCTCCGCGCGTTGCCGCTCTACAAGGGGCGCGGCATCGGGATGCTCAAGGCCGAGCAGTACCTTCAGCAGGCTATCTCGCGCGACCCGAGTTATGCCCGCGCATACGCGATGCTCGCATCGACGCTCCTGGCGCAACCGTACTTTGTCGCCGTCAGGCCGCGTGACGTGGCGGAACGCGGGCAGGCCGCCGCGATGCGGGCAATTGCGATCGATGATTCGCTGGCGGATGGGCATCAAGCCCTCGCGCACGCGCATGCCGAAGCGAATGAGTGGAGCGCGGCGCGGCGCGAGTACGAGCGCGCCATTGCCCTCGACCCCCGGTTTGTGGAAGCACACTACCGAATGGGAGAGCTGTTGTATCGGATGGGCCTCCCGCGGGAAGCGCTCGGCTTCTTCGAAGCAGCGAATCGACTGGATCCGTTGTATGCGCAGAACAACGCCTACCGCAGTCTTACGATGGCGATGATTGGACGCGTCGACGAGGCGATCGCCGTCGCCCAACGTGCGATGGCATTGGATCCGGAGCATCTCACCGTCAACCAGTGGTATGCCAACGTGCTGGAGCTCGCGGGGCGTCGCCAGGAGATGGCGGCACAGGCGCGCCGACTGATCGACCTGCCGGGCGTGACCCTGGCGCGCATCGGCCAAGCAGCGGGGATCCTGGGCCGTTCCGGTGCGCGCGACGAAGCACGCGCTCTGCTGCGCCGTATCGAGGCGCTCCCAGCCGGCACTCTCGAGCGCGAACCGGCACTTATCTACGCGCGACTGGGGCTCGACGATCTTGGGGGCGCGATGACGGCAATGGAATCAGCGGCGCTGACTGACCCGCAGCGTGTGGTGGCGTACGGCCTGCTCGGTATTGCGTATGACCCCCTGCGCGCCGATCCACGTTTCGCAGCGGTGCTGCGTCGACTCAATCTCGATGTCGCGCGCCTGACGCTGCCCGACGGCGGAAGGTCGCGGTGACGCCGCGCGAAGGGACTCGATGGAACCCGTCACTGTTCCTCCCCAAACTTTCGCCGGCGTGCCGAGACTCAAGCCCGTGTCGGGGCGATCACTTCCGCACCATCTCCATGACGTAGAAGTCGCTTTTCAGTTCCGTCATCACGAAGTAGACCAATCCGTTCCCAATCGATGGCAGTCCCGACGTCCACAAGCGCAACCGGGGCACGTCGAAGCGCAACACAGCTCGCGGCGTTTCCGTCGGCCGCTCCGCTGTCGAACAGCAGGAGAATGTGCGGATGCCGCAACGCCGCGGTAGTCATGATCTCCTGCATAAACCGCTCGGCACCGAGCACGGCGGCGAGCTCCGGCTTGAGCAACTTGAGCGCAACTCAGGACGCAAGCGAGCTACCGTGCGCGCGTCCGCGCCACCGGTTCAGCGATCAGGAAATCGGCGGGAATGCCAAAGAGTGCGCGCAGTGCCAGTAGCTGCCGCATGGACAAAGCGCGTTGCCCGCTGAAGAACTGACTCACCCGTGCACGGCCGCCCATGACATCGGCAAGTTCCGCGCGCTTCATCCCGCGTTGCTCGAGCATGAAAGTCACCACCTGCTGCGCCGTAACGGCGCCGCCTGGAAGCGGATGATGCTTCCGGTCAAAATCTTCAACCAGCACACTGAGAAACTCGATGCGTTCCTCCGCGCGTGACCCTTCTTTCGGATGCTTGTCCAGCAGCCGACGCAGCTCGGCAACCACCACGTCGTACTCTTTCTCATTACGAATGAGATGTGGCGTACTGAAGTCGAGTGCAGCGGTCATCGCGTATCTCCCCGGTCTCTAAAGACTATCGCCCTTGGTGCGGCGATCATACTCGGCATGTGTCATGACGTCCCGAATGAACAACATGTTCAGTCGATACCGAATGCTCGCGGAGATCCGATATTTGTTTCCACCAACGTCAAAGATGACGACGTTGTTCGGCAGGAAGTCCACATTGCTACCGAACAACCGCTTGAGGTCAGCCGGGTCAGCAAATTCGCTCGACTCAATCAGCTTGCACCACACCTTAAGCGGCACGAGCGCACGCGGATGTTTTTGTGCAAACAGTCGCAGCGATTTCCACGCAATCACCCGCATGTCGGTTCCAACCCCTCGCGGGCGATGTGTTTCCAATTTGGAAACGCGGTTTGCGAAAGTCAAGTCGCGACCTGCAGCGGTCCGATGGCAGGAATGTGCGCGAGTGACGCGACGCACATGTTACCATTTCCCCGCGACGCAGCTCTCCATCATGCAATACGATGCTCACCACGATTGACCGGCTCTCGGCCGATCACATAGTCCACGTCATTCAGAATGTTTTAGAAGCACGCGATCATTTCGCGCGAATTGCCGCCGTGCGCGCGGCGACTTCGCGCCCCCAGTTCTGCACGAGGATCACCTGCACCTCCTCGCCCGCGTGGCGCAGCATCAGGAACTCGGAGCCGTCTGGCGACACGTCCCAGTTCGGGTGCGACGGATTGGTGCTGTAGCTGCCCGTGGCGCCGCCAGCGCCGCTGCGATGTACGCACGCGCGACCCGTCGGCAGGCCGTCGATGAATGCGCGGTGCACATATCCACGGTACGCGCGGGCGCAGTCGCCGCCCCCACCACGTCGCGCCCGAGCGCGTTATCGCGGGCGACGAACACGCGCGACATGCCACCACCACCGAGCTCGCGCTCGAGGGTGTAGTCGGCGCCGAGCGTGGCTGGAAGTTGCGCGCGGAGATCGATCATTTGTGCGTGCCCGCCAGCGTCATCACGCAGTCACCGCTTGGCCTTCGACAACAACTCGCTGAACCAATTTTCCACGTACACGTCGGTGGCCGCTTTTATCACTTGGCCGCTCCGTCGACGGCGGTTTTCAGACGCGTGATGAAGTCGGGAATGAAGCGGA harbors:
- a CDS encoding tetratricopeptide repeat protein — protein: ALSKSPADRFPSCGAFADALSAGALGTGAHAERGASGATPEGAPTSRAPGGRRVVAIGGVFALGAVVIAGAVLFRRVPSSAPANVTVRESTTAGDTASASERSLVVLPFTSVGGDTANSYFAAGIADELSSALTQIPGLRLAGRASAARVKLQGGGAREIGSALKVAAVLDGSVRRFGDRIRVSAELTSASDERVLWSQTYERALADVFAVQDEITREIVSALQVRLTSTSGARGMSARGGTTNLEAYDLYLRALPLYKGRGIGMLKAEQYLQQAISRDPSYARAYAMLASTLLAQPYFVAVRPRDVAERGQAAAMRAIAIDDSLADGHQALAHAHAEANEWSAARREYERAIALDPRFVEAHYRMGELLYRMGLPREALGFFEAANRLDPLYAQNNAYRSLTMAMIGRVDEAIAVAQRAMALDPEHLTVNQWYANVLELAGRRQEMAAQARRLIDLPGVTLARIGQAAGILGRSGARDEARALLRRIEALPAGTLEREPALIYARLGLDDLGGAMTAMESAALTDPQRVVAYGLLGIAYDPLRADPRFAAVLRRLNLDVARLTLPDGGRSR
- a CDS encoding helix-turn-helix domain-containing protein; its protein translation is MTAALDFSTPHLIRNEKEYDVVVAELRRLLDKHPKEGSRAEERIEFLSVLVEDFDRKHHPLPGGAVTAQQVVTFMLEQRGMKRAELADVMGGRARVSQFFSGQRALSMRQLLALRALFGIPADFLIAEPVARTRAR
- a CDS encoding type II toxin-antitoxin system HigB family toxin, whose amino-acid sequence is MRVIAWKSLRLFAQKHPRALVPLKVWCKLIESSEFADPADLKRLFGSNVDFLPNNVVIFDVGGNKYRISASIRYRLNMLFIRDVMTHAEYDRRTKGDSL